A part of Gavia stellata isolate bGavSte3 unplaced genomic scaffold, bGavSte3.hap2 HAP2_SCAFFOLD_34, whole genome shotgun sequence genomic DNA contains:
- the LOC132320881 gene encoding E3 ubiquitin-protein ligase TRIM36-like has protein sequence MDRISRSGTKRNSLTPRSSLFPCPGCQRDTDLGERGINGLFRNFTLETIVERYRQAARAAIAIMCDFCKPPPQEATKSCMDCRASYCNECFKIHHPWGTVKAQHKHVGPTTNFRPKILMCPEHEMERVNMYCEICRRPVCHLCKLGGCHANHRVTTMSTAYKTLKEKLSKDIEYLISKESQVKAHITQLDLLLKETECNSERAKEEASQSFEKLSHVLEEKKSAALRAIETSKNLRLEKLQTQAEEYQGLLENNGLVGYAQEVLKETDPSCFVQTAKQLHDRIQKATESLKSFRPAAETTFEDFVVDIAKQEEILGDLSFHSNGLEIPEINEEQSRMYNKALISWECPGKTDSADIYVLEYHKLNREEESATWQEIKVCSKSKVISDLDDDSSYAFRVRGYKGSICSPWSREVILRTPPAPVFSFLFDDKCGYNSEHLLLNPGRTSVESRAGFPLLLGSEHMQVGCYTTLDYIIGDTGIAKGKHVWAFRVEAYSYLVKVGVVSSNQIQKLFHNTHDVTSPRYEQDSGHDSGSEDAFFDSPQPFTLVTLGMKKFFIPTTPAAPKDPASRILPLPSCLGICLDCDKGKVGFYDAGRMKCLYECEVDCSGIMYPAFALMGGAAVHLEEPVTAKYGEYHDDI, from the exons atggacaggattagtagatcaggtac aaaacgtaattcactgactcctagatcgagtctgtttccttgtccgggttgccagcgggatactgatctcggagaacgtggcatcaatggcttatttcgcaactttactttggaaaccattgtggaaagatacagacaggcagccagggcagccattgctattatgtgcgatttctgcaaacctccacctcaagaggccacaaagagctgcatggactgcagggcaagctattgcaacgaatgtttcaaaatacaccatccttggggaactgtgaaagcccaacataaacatgtaggaccaaccaccaacttcagacccaag attttgatgtgtccagaacatgaaatggagagggtaaacatgtactgtgaaatctgcagaaggcctgtttgtcatctttgtaaactgggtggatgtcatgcaaaccatagagtaacaaccatgagcactgcctacaaaacccttaag gagaagctttcaaaagatattgagtacctcatcagtaaggagagccaggtgaaagctcacatcacacagctggatctgctgctgaaagaaacagag tgcaacagtgaacgagctaaagaagaagcatctcagagctttgagaaattatctcatgtcctagaagagaagaagtccgcagctcttagggcaattgaaacttctaagaatttaaggctggaaaaattgcaaacgcaagcagaggaatatcaagggctcctggaaaataatggccttgtaggatatgctcaagaggtgcttaaagaaactgatccatcttgttttgttcaaacagcaaaacagcttcatgacag aatccaaaaagctactgaatctctgaagagcttcaggccagcagctgaaactacttttgaagactttgtggtggacatagctaagcaagaagagatccttggtgacttgtccttccattccaatg gtctagaaataccagaaatcaatgaagagcagagcagaatgtacaacaaagctctgatcagctgggaatgccctgggaagacagactcAGCTGATATCTATGTTCTTGAGTATCATAAGCTTaatagagaagaggagagtgcgacgtggcaggagatcaaagtttgcagcaagagcaaagtaatatCTGATCTTGATGATGACAGCTCCTATGCCTTTAGAGTTCGAGGATATAAAGGGTCCATCTGTAGCCCTTGGAGCCGAGAAGTTATTTTGCGtacgcctccagctccag ttttcagttttctttttgatgacaaatgtgggtacaacagtgaacatctcctgctgaacccaggaagaacctctgtggaaagcagggctggatttcctctACTGCTGGGATCTGAGCACATGCAGGTCGGATGCTACACAACCCTGGATTACATCATTGGCGACACCGGGATTGCCAAAGGGAAGCACGTCTGGGCTTTTCGTGTGGAAGCCTATTCATacctggtgaaagtgggagttgtttctagcaaccagatacagaaattgttccataatacccatgatgtgaccagcccaag ATACGAGCAAGACAGTGGTCATGACAGTGGGagtgaagatgccttctttgactcaccacagcctttcacactggtcactttaggcatgaagaagttctttatccccacaacacctgctgcccccaaggatccagcgagcagaatccttcccctgccatcgtgcttgggcatctgcctcgactgtgacaaaggcaaggtGGGGTTCTACGACGCAGGCCgtatgaaatgcctttatgagtgcgaggtggactgctctggcataatgtacccagcatttgccttaatgggtggtgcagcagttcatcttgaggaacctgtcacagcaaagtacGGGGAGTACCACGACGACATCTAG